In a single window of the Callithrix jacchus isolate 240 chromosome 1, calJac240_pri, whole genome shotgun sequence genome:
- the NOXA1 gene encoding NADPH oxidase activator 1 isoform X30 — translation MASLGDLVRAWHLGAQAVERGDWAGALRLFSGVPAPPARLCFNAGCVHLLAGDAEAALRAFDQAVTKDTCMAVGFFQRGVANFQLARFQEALSDFQLALVQLRGHAAIDYTQLGLRFKLQAWEVLYNVASAQCQLGLWTEAASSLREAISNWPEGSLNGLESALDQVQRQSLLPLRQVPRGEVFRPHRRHLDHLEPVDFLGKAKVVSSAIPDDQRWAVRLQQPQAGALCPQGAGVNRDARDSERAGTQQGALHAETEVSAECCTLAAYREQVRGQGLSLLGVGAPAASSGWGPQWNQHQGGGSNSLGFDRASQRPQMEQDGKPAPLSPGPPATGAPGPSPSEDPAAAGRAGAGYAEPLVTVTVQCAFTVALRTRRGADLSSLRALLGQALPHQAQLGQLSYQAPGSWGPTGPLPGGGPAWLLSSGARGPGLQTGGHGGRPV, via the exons ATGGCCTCGCTGGGGGACCTTGTGCGCGCCTGGCACCTGGGCGCGCAGGCTGTGGAGCGCGGGGACTGGGCCGGCGCCCTGCGCCTCTTCTCGGGAGTCCCGGCGCCGCCCGCCAGGCTGTGCTTCAACGCGGGCTGCGTGCACCTGCTGGCCGGGGACGCCGAGGCCGCGCTGCGG GCATTTGACCAAGCAGTGACCAAAGACACCTGCATGGCCGTTGGCTTCTTCCAGCGAGGAGTGGCCAACTTCCAGCTGGCGAG GTTCCAGGAAGCTCTGTCTGACTTCCAGCTGGCCCTGGTGCAGCTGAGGGGCCATGCTGCCATCGACTACACACAGCTGGGCCTGCGGTTCAAGCTGCAGGCCTGGGAG GTGCTATACAATGTGGCATCAGCACAGTGCCAACTGGGGCTCTGGACAGAGGCGGCCAGCAGCCTAAGGGAGGCCATATCCAACTGGCCGGAGGGGTCCCTGAATGGCCTGGagtcagctctggaccaagtgcaG AGACAGAGCTTGCTGCCGCTGAGGCAGGTCCCCAGGGGTGAGGTCTTCCGGCCCCACCGGCGGCACCTGGACCATCTGGAGCCCGTGGATTTCCTGGGCAAGGCCAAG GTGGTGTCCTCTGCCATCCCTGATGACCAGCGCTGGGCCGTCCGCCTGCAGCAGCCGCAG GCTGGCGCTTTGTGTCCACAGGGAGCGGGAGTGAACCGTGATGCCAG GGACTCCGAAAGAGCTGGCACCCAGCAGGGCGCCCTCCACGCAGAGACAGAGGTCAGTGCTGAGTGCTGCACGTTGGCTGCCTACCGAGAGCAGGTGCGTGGACAGGGCCTCTCCCTACTCGGGGTCGGAGCTCCTGCTGCTTCCTCAGGCTGGGGACCACAGTGGAACCAGCACCAGGGCGGAGGGAGCAACTCACTGGGGTTCGACAGGGCCAGCCAG AGGCCCCAGATGGAGCAAGATGGCAAACCAGCTCCTCTGTCTCCAG GGCCGCCAGCAACGGGGGCACCTGGCCCCAGCCCCTCTGAGGACCCAGCAGCTGCTGGG AGAGCAGGTGCGGGGTACGCTGAGCCGCTGGTGACTGTCACCGTGCAGTGCGCCTTCACCGTGGCCCTGAGGACACGAAGAGGTGCCGACCTGTCCAGCCTTCGGGCACTGCTGGGCCAGGCTCTCCctcaccaggcccagctgggaCAACTCAG TTACCAAGCCCCAG GGAGCTGGGGGCCGACCGGTCCTCTACCAGGTGGTGGCCCAGCATGGCTACTCAGCTCAGGGGCCAGAGGACCTGGACTTCAGACAGGGGGCCACGGTGGACGTCCTGTGTGA
- the NOXA1 gene encoding NADPH oxidase activator 1 isoform X2, which produces MASLGDLVRAWHLGAQAVERGDWAGALRLFSGVPAPPARLCFNAGCVHLLAGDAEAALRAFDQAVTKDTCMAVGFFQRGVANFQLARFQEALSDFQLALVQLRGHAAIDYTQLGLRFKLQAWEVLYNVASAQCQLGLWTEAASSLREAISNWPEGSLNGLESALDQVQRQSLLPLRQVPRGEVFRPHRRHLDHLEPVDFLGKAKVFPSTVAWQTRARWCPLPSLMTSAGPSACSSRRDSERAGTQQGALHAETEVSAECCTLAAYREQVRGQGLSLLGVGAPAASSGWGPQWNQHQGGGSNSLGFDRASQRPQMEQDGKPAPLSPGPDLVGEVVSVLLCPAGPPATGAPGPSPSEDPAAAGRAGAGYAEPLVTVTVQCAFTVALRTRRGADLSSLRALLGQALPHQAQLGQLSYQAPGEDERWVPIPGEESLQRAWLDTAASPRGLQLQCRVRELGADRSSTRWWPSMATQLRGQRTWTSDRGPRWTSCVKWTRRGWRATVTAALASSPSASWFLLTLECREPRATCPSPSREISLSNAVSTMVLIKATSHCSPTLQGGVGGQPGPETLGLDSVHLLRQQQGDQGLGGAAPSSSPQLPLLRPRSHTAWRRGSPGGRCAERHPGPWKPSGEGPRDAGRGGHTAP; this is translated from the exons ATGGCCTCGCTGGGGGACCTTGTGCGCGCCTGGCACCTGGGCGCGCAGGCTGTGGAGCGCGGGGACTGGGCCGGCGCCCTGCGCCTCTTCTCGGGAGTCCCGGCGCCGCCCGCCAGGCTGTGCTTCAACGCGGGCTGCGTGCACCTGCTGGCCGGGGACGCCGAGGCCGCGCTGCGG GCATTTGACCAAGCAGTGACCAAAGACACCTGCATGGCCGTTGGCTTCTTCCAGCGAGGAGTGGCCAACTTCCAGCTGGCGAG GTTCCAGGAAGCTCTGTCTGACTTCCAGCTGGCCCTGGTGCAGCTGAGGGGCCATGCTGCCATCGACTACACACAGCTGGGCCTGCGGTTCAAGCTGCAGGCCTGGGAG GTGCTATACAATGTGGCATCAGCACAGTGCCAACTGGGGCTCTGGACAGAGGCGGCCAGCAGCCTAAGGGAGGCCATATCCAACTGGCCGGAGGGGTCCCTGAATGGCCTGGagtcagctctggaccaagtgcaG AGACAGAGCTTGCTGCCGCTGAGGCAGGTCCCCAGGGGTGAGGTCTTCCGGCCCCACCGGCGGCACCTGGACCATCTGGAGCCCGTGGATTTCCTGGGCAAGGCCAAG GTTTTCCCCTCCACGGTGGCCTGGCAAACACGGGCCAG GTGGTGTCCTCTGCCATCCCTGATGACCAGCGCTGGGCCGTCCGCCTGCAGCAGCCGCAG GGACTCCGAAAGAGCTGGCACCCAGCAGGGCGCCCTCCACGCAGAGACAGAGGTCAGTGCTGAGTGCTGCACGTTGGCTGCCTACCGAGAGCAGGTGCGTGGACAGGGCCTCTCCCTACTCGGGGTCGGAGCTCCTGCTGCTTCCTCAGGCTGGGGACCACAGTGGAACCAGCACCAGGGCGGAGGGAGCAACTCACTGGGGTTCGACAGGGCCAGCCAG AGGCCCCAGATGGAGCAAGATGGCAAACCAGCTCCTCTGTCTCCAG GGCCTGATTTAGTGGGAGAGGTTGtgtcagtcttgctctgtcctgcAGGGCCGCCAGCAACGGGGGCACCTGGCCCCAGCCCCTCTGAGGACCCAGCAGCTGCTGGG AGAGCAGGTGCGGGGTACGCTGAGCCGCTGGTGACTGTCACCGTGCAGTGCGCCTTCACCGTGGCCCTGAGGACACGAAGAGGTGCCGACCTGTCCAGCCTTCGGGCACTGCTGGGCCAGGCTCTCCctcaccaggcccagctgggaCAACTCAG TTACCAAGCCCCAGGTGAGGATGAGCGCTGGGTCCCCATCCCCGGGGAGGAGTCACTGCAGAGGGCCTGGCTGGACACGGCCGCCAGCCCCCGGGGACTGCAACTGCAGTGCAGGGTGAG GGAGCTGGGGGCCGACCGGTCCTCTACCAGGTGGTGGCCCAGCATGGCTACTCAGCTCAGGGGCCAGAGGACCTGGACTTCAGACAGGGGGCCACGGTGGACGTCCTGTGTGAAG TGGACCAGGCGTGGCTGGAGGGCCACTGTGACGGCCGCATTGGCATCTTCCCCAAGTGCTTCGTGGTTCCTGCTCACCCTCGAATGTCGGGAACCCCGGGCCACCTGCCCCAGTCCCAGCAGGGAGATCAGCCTTAGCAATGCTGTGTCCACAATGGTTTTAATAAAAGCAACATCCCACTGCAGTCCAACCCTCCAAGGGGGTGTGGGAGGGCAGCCTGGCCCAGAGACCCTGGGCCTTGACTCTGTCCATCTGCTCAGACAACAGCAAGGAGATCAGGGTCTGGGCGGGGCAGCTCCCTCCTCTTCGCCCCAGCTGCCCCTCCTGAGGCCCCGCAGCCACACAGCCTGGAGGCGCGGCAGTCCTGGTGGCCGGTGTGCAGAAAGGCATCCAGGGCCCTGGAAGCCCAGTGGGGAGGGCCCCAGGGATGCCGGGAGGGGAGGCCACACAGCACCCTGA
- the NOXA1 gene encoding NADPH oxidase activator 1 isoform X9 yields MASLGDLVRAWHLGAQAVERGDWAGALRLFSGVPAPPARLCFNAGCVHLLAGDAEAALRAFDQAVTKDTCMAVGFFQRGVANFQLARFQEALSDFQLALVQLRGHAAIDYTQLGLRFKLQAWEVLYNVASAQCQLGLWTEAASSLREAISNWPEGSLNGLESALDQVQRQSLLPLRQVPRGEVFRPHRRHLDHLEPVDFLGKAKVFPSTVAWQTRARWCPLPSLMTSAGPSACSSRRDSERAGTQQGALHAETEVSAECCTLAAYREQRPQMEQDGKPAPLSPGPDLVGEVVSVLLCPAGPPATGAPGPSPSEDPAAAGRAGAGYAEPLVTVTVQCAFTVALRTRRGADLSSLRALLGQALPHQAQLGQLSYQAPGEDERWVPIPGEESLQRAWLDTAASPRGLQLQCRVRELGADRSSTRWWPSMATQLRGQRTWTSDRGPRWTSCVKWTRRGWRATVTAALASSPSASWFLLTLECREPRATCPSPSREISLSNAVSTMVLIKATSHCSPTLQGGVGGQPGPETLGLDSVHLLRQQQGDQGLGGAAPSSSPQLPLLRPRSHTAWRRGSPGGRCAERHPGPWKPSGEGPRDAGRGGHTAP; encoded by the exons ATGGCCTCGCTGGGGGACCTTGTGCGCGCCTGGCACCTGGGCGCGCAGGCTGTGGAGCGCGGGGACTGGGCCGGCGCCCTGCGCCTCTTCTCGGGAGTCCCGGCGCCGCCCGCCAGGCTGTGCTTCAACGCGGGCTGCGTGCACCTGCTGGCCGGGGACGCCGAGGCCGCGCTGCGG GCATTTGACCAAGCAGTGACCAAAGACACCTGCATGGCCGTTGGCTTCTTCCAGCGAGGAGTGGCCAACTTCCAGCTGGCGAG GTTCCAGGAAGCTCTGTCTGACTTCCAGCTGGCCCTGGTGCAGCTGAGGGGCCATGCTGCCATCGACTACACACAGCTGGGCCTGCGGTTCAAGCTGCAGGCCTGGGAG GTGCTATACAATGTGGCATCAGCACAGTGCCAACTGGGGCTCTGGACAGAGGCGGCCAGCAGCCTAAGGGAGGCCATATCCAACTGGCCGGAGGGGTCCCTGAATGGCCTGGagtcagctctggaccaagtgcaG AGACAGAGCTTGCTGCCGCTGAGGCAGGTCCCCAGGGGTGAGGTCTTCCGGCCCCACCGGCGGCACCTGGACCATCTGGAGCCCGTGGATTTCCTGGGCAAGGCCAAG GTTTTCCCCTCCACGGTGGCCTGGCAAACACGGGCCAG GTGGTGTCCTCTGCCATCCCTGATGACCAGCGCTGGGCCGTCCGCCTGCAGCAGCCGCAG GGACTCCGAAAGAGCTGGCACCCAGCAGGGCGCCCTCCACGCAGAGACAGAGGTCAGTGCTGAGTGCTGCACGTTGGCTGCCTACCGAGAGCAG AGGCCCCAGATGGAGCAAGATGGCAAACCAGCTCCTCTGTCTCCAG GGCCTGATTTAGTGGGAGAGGTTGtgtcagtcttgctctgtcctgcAGGGCCGCCAGCAACGGGGGCACCTGGCCCCAGCCCCTCTGAGGACCCAGCAGCTGCTGGG AGAGCAGGTGCGGGGTACGCTGAGCCGCTGGTGACTGTCACCGTGCAGTGCGCCTTCACCGTGGCCCTGAGGACACGAAGAGGTGCCGACCTGTCCAGCCTTCGGGCACTGCTGGGCCAGGCTCTCCctcaccaggcccagctgggaCAACTCAG TTACCAAGCCCCAGGTGAGGATGAGCGCTGGGTCCCCATCCCCGGGGAGGAGTCACTGCAGAGGGCCTGGCTGGACACGGCCGCCAGCCCCCGGGGACTGCAACTGCAGTGCAGGGTGAG GGAGCTGGGGGCCGACCGGTCCTCTACCAGGTGGTGGCCCAGCATGGCTACTCAGCTCAGGGGCCAGAGGACCTGGACTTCAGACAGGGGGCCACGGTGGACGTCCTGTGTGAAG TGGACCAGGCGTGGCTGGAGGGCCACTGTGACGGCCGCATTGGCATCTTCCCCAAGTGCTTCGTGGTTCCTGCTCACCCTCGAATGTCGGGAACCCCGGGCCACCTGCCCCAGTCCCAGCAGGGAGATCAGCCTTAGCAATGCTGTGTCCACAATGGTTTTAATAAAAGCAACATCCCACTGCAGTCCAACCCTCCAAGGGGGTGTGGGAGGGCAGCCTGGCCCAGAGACCCTGGGCCTTGACTCTGTCCATCTGCTCAGACAACAGCAAGGAGATCAGGGTCTGGGCGGGGCAGCTCCCTCCTCTTCGCCCCAGCTGCCCCTCCTGAGGCCCCGCAGCCACACAGCCTGGAGGCGCGGCAGTCCTGGTGGCCGGTGTGCAGAAAGGCATCCAGGGCCCTGGAAGCCCAGTGGGGAGGGCCCCAGGGATGCCGGGAGGGGAGGCCACACAGCACCCTGA
- the NOXA1 gene encoding NADPH oxidase activator 1 isoform X29, with protein sequence MASLGDLVRAWHLGAQAVERGDWAGALRLFSGVPAPPARLCFNAGCVHLLAGDAEAALRAFDQAVTKDTCMAVGFFQRGVANFQLARFQEALSDFQLALVQLRGHAAIDYTQLGLRFKLQAWEVLYNVASAQCQLGLWTEAASSLREAISNWPEGSLNGLESALDQVQRQSLLPLRQVPRGEVFRPHRRHLDHLEPVDFLGKAKVVSSAIPDDQRWAVRLQQPQAGALCPQGAGVNRDARDSERAGTQQGALHAETEVSAECCTLAAYREQVRGQGLSLLGVGAPAASSGWGPQWNQHQGGGSNSLGFDRASQRPQMEQDGKPAPLSPGPDLVGEVVSVLLCPAGPPATGAPGPSPSEDPAAAGRAGAGYAEPLVTVTVQCAFTVALRTRRGADLSSLRALLGQALPHQAQLGQLSYQAPGSWGPTGPLPGGGPAWLLSSGARGPGLQTGGHGGRPV encoded by the exons ATGGCCTCGCTGGGGGACCTTGTGCGCGCCTGGCACCTGGGCGCGCAGGCTGTGGAGCGCGGGGACTGGGCCGGCGCCCTGCGCCTCTTCTCGGGAGTCCCGGCGCCGCCCGCCAGGCTGTGCTTCAACGCGGGCTGCGTGCACCTGCTGGCCGGGGACGCCGAGGCCGCGCTGCGG GCATTTGACCAAGCAGTGACCAAAGACACCTGCATGGCCGTTGGCTTCTTCCAGCGAGGAGTGGCCAACTTCCAGCTGGCGAG GTTCCAGGAAGCTCTGTCTGACTTCCAGCTGGCCCTGGTGCAGCTGAGGGGCCATGCTGCCATCGACTACACACAGCTGGGCCTGCGGTTCAAGCTGCAGGCCTGGGAG GTGCTATACAATGTGGCATCAGCACAGTGCCAACTGGGGCTCTGGACAGAGGCGGCCAGCAGCCTAAGGGAGGCCATATCCAACTGGCCGGAGGGGTCCCTGAATGGCCTGGagtcagctctggaccaagtgcaG AGACAGAGCTTGCTGCCGCTGAGGCAGGTCCCCAGGGGTGAGGTCTTCCGGCCCCACCGGCGGCACCTGGACCATCTGGAGCCCGTGGATTTCCTGGGCAAGGCCAAG GTGGTGTCCTCTGCCATCCCTGATGACCAGCGCTGGGCCGTCCGCCTGCAGCAGCCGCAG GCTGGCGCTTTGTGTCCACAGGGAGCGGGAGTGAACCGTGATGCCAG GGACTCCGAAAGAGCTGGCACCCAGCAGGGCGCCCTCCACGCAGAGACAGAGGTCAGTGCTGAGTGCTGCACGTTGGCTGCCTACCGAGAGCAGGTGCGTGGACAGGGCCTCTCCCTACTCGGGGTCGGAGCTCCTGCTGCTTCCTCAGGCTGGGGACCACAGTGGAACCAGCACCAGGGCGGAGGGAGCAACTCACTGGGGTTCGACAGGGCCAGCCAG AGGCCCCAGATGGAGCAAGATGGCAAACCAGCTCCTCTGTCTCCAG GGCCTGATTTAGTGGGAGAGGTTGtgtcagtcttgctctgtcctgcAGGGCCGCCAGCAACGGGGGCACCTGGCCCCAGCCCCTCTGAGGACCCAGCAGCTGCTGGG AGAGCAGGTGCGGGGTACGCTGAGCCGCTGGTGACTGTCACCGTGCAGTGCGCCTTCACCGTGGCCCTGAGGACACGAAGAGGTGCCGACCTGTCCAGCCTTCGGGCACTGCTGGGCCAGGCTCTCCctcaccaggcccagctgggaCAACTCAG TTACCAAGCCCCAG GGAGCTGGGGGCCGACCGGTCCTCTACCAGGTGGTGGCCCAGCATGGCTACTCAGCTCAGGGGCCAGAGGACCTGGACTTCAGACAGGGGGCCACGGTGGACGTCCTGTGTGA
- the NOXA1 gene encoding NADPH oxidase activator 1 isoform X13 produces MASLGDLVRAWHLGAQAVERGDWAGALRLFSGVPAPPARLCFNAGCVHLLAGDAEAALRAFDQAVTKDTCMAVGFFQRGVANFQLARFQEALSDFQLALVQLRGHAAIDYTQLGLRFKLQAWEVLYNVASAQCQLGLWTEAASSLREAISNWPEGSLNGLESALDQVQRQSLLPLRQVPRGEVFRPHRRHLDHLEPVDFLGKAKVVSSAIPDDQRWAVRLQQPQGAGVNRDARDSERAGTQQGALHAETEVSAECCTLAAYREQRPQMEQDGKPAPLSPGPPATGAPGPSPSEDPAAAGRAGAGYAEPLVTVTVQCAFTVALRTRRGADLSSLRALLGQALPHQAQLGQLSYQAPGEDERWVPIPGEESLQRAWLDTAASPRGLQLQCRVRELGADRSSTRWWPSMATQLRGQRTWTSDRGPRWTSCVKWTRRGWRATVTAALASSPSASWFLLTLECREPRATCPSPSREISLSNAVSTMVLIKATSHCSPTLQGGVGGQPGPETLGLDSVHLLRQQQGDQGLGGAAPSSSPQLPLLRPRSHTAWRRGSPGGRCAERHPGPWKPSGEGPRDAGRGGHTAP; encoded by the exons ATGGCCTCGCTGGGGGACCTTGTGCGCGCCTGGCACCTGGGCGCGCAGGCTGTGGAGCGCGGGGACTGGGCCGGCGCCCTGCGCCTCTTCTCGGGAGTCCCGGCGCCGCCCGCCAGGCTGTGCTTCAACGCGGGCTGCGTGCACCTGCTGGCCGGGGACGCCGAGGCCGCGCTGCGG GCATTTGACCAAGCAGTGACCAAAGACACCTGCATGGCCGTTGGCTTCTTCCAGCGAGGAGTGGCCAACTTCCAGCTGGCGAG GTTCCAGGAAGCTCTGTCTGACTTCCAGCTGGCCCTGGTGCAGCTGAGGGGCCATGCTGCCATCGACTACACACAGCTGGGCCTGCGGTTCAAGCTGCAGGCCTGGGAG GTGCTATACAATGTGGCATCAGCACAGTGCCAACTGGGGCTCTGGACAGAGGCGGCCAGCAGCCTAAGGGAGGCCATATCCAACTGGCCGGAGGGGTCCCTGAATGGCCTGGagtcagctctggaccaagtgcaG AGACAGAGCTTGCTGCCGCTGAGGCAGGTCCCCAGGGGTGAGGTCTTCCGGCCCCACCGGCGGCACCTGGACCATCTGGAGCCCGTGGATTTCCTGGGCAAGGCCAAG GTGGTGTCCTCTGCCATCCCTGATGACCAGCGCTGGGCCGTCCGCCTGCAGCAGCCGCAG GGAGCGGGAGTGAACCGTGATGCCAG GGACTCCGAAAGAGCTGGCACCCAGCAGGGCGCCCTCCACGCAGAGACAGAGGTCAGTGCTGAGTGCTGCACGTTGGCTGCCTACCGAGAGCAG AGGCCCCAGATGGAGCAAGATGGCAAACCAGCTCCTCTGTCTCCAG GGCCGCCAGCAACGGGGGCACCTGGCCCCAGCCCCTCTGAGGACCCAGCAGCTGCTGGG AGAGCAGGTGCGGGGTACGCTGAGCCGCTGGTGACTGTCACCGTGCAGTGCGCCTTCACCGTGGCCCTGAGGACACGAAGAGGTGCCGACCTGTCCAGCCTTCGGGCACTGCTGGGCCAGGCTCTCCctcaccaggcccagctgggaCAACTCAG TTACCAAGCCCCAGGTGAGGATGAGCGCTGGGTCCCCATCCCCGGGGAGGAGTCACTGCAGAGGGCCTGGCTGGACACGGCCGCCAGCCCCCGGGGACTGCAACTGCAGTGCAGGGTGAG GGAGCTGGGGGCCGACCGGTCCTCTACCAGGTGGTGGCCCAGCATGGCTACTCAGCTCAGGGGCCAGAGGACCTGGACTTCAGACAGGGGGCCACGGTGGACGTCCTGTGTGAAG TGGACCAGGCGTGGCTGGAGGGCCACTGTGACGGCCGCATTGGCATCTTCCCCAAGTGCTTCGTGGTTCCTGCTCACCCTCGAATGTCGGGAACCCCGGGCCACCTGCCCCAGTCCCAGCAGGGAGATCAGCCTTAGCAATGCTGTGTCCACAATGGTTTTAATAAAAGCAACATCCCACTGCAGTCCAACCCTCCAAGGGGGTGTGGGAGGGCAGCCTGGCCCAGAGACCCTGGGCCTTGACTCTGTCCATCTGCTCAGACAACAGCAAGGAGATCAGGGTCTGGGCGGGGCAGCTCCCTCCTCTTCGCCCCAGCTGCCCCTCCTGAGGCCCCGCAGCCACACAGCCTGGAGGCGCGGCAGTCCTGGTGGCCGGTGTGCAGAAAGGCATCCAGGGCCCTGGAAGCCCAGTGGGGAGGGCCCCAGGGATGCCGGGAGGGGAGGCCACACAGCACCCTGA
- the NOXA1 gene encoding NADPH oxidase activator 1 isoform X17: MASLGDLVRAWHLGAQAVERGDWAGALRLFSGVPAPPARLCFNAGCVHLLAGDAEAALRAFDQAVTKDTCMAVGFFQRGVANFQLARFQEALSDFQLALVQLRGHAAIDYTQLGLRFKLQAWEVLYNVASAQCQLGLWTEAASSLREAISNWPEGSLNGLESALDQVQVVSSAIPDDQRWAVRLQQPQGAGVNRDARDSERAGTQQGALHAETEVSAECCTLAAYREQRPQMEQDGKPAPLSPGPPATGAPGPSPSEDPAAAGRAGAGYAEPLVTVTVQCAFTVALRTRRGADLSSLRALLGQALPHQAQLGQLSYQAPGEDERWVPIPGEESLQRAWLDTAASPRGLQLQCRVRELGADRSSTRWWPSMATQLRGQRTWTSDRGPRWTSCVKWTRRGWRATVTAALASSPSASWFLLTLECREPRATCPSPSREISLSNAVSTMVLIKATSHCSPTLQGGVGGQPGPETLGLDSVHLLRQQQGDQGLGGAAPSSSPQLPLLRPRSHTAWRRGSPGGRCAERHPGPWKPSGEGPRDAGRGGHTAP; this comes from the exons ATGGCCTCGCTGGGGGACCTTGTGCGCGCCTGGCACCTGGGCGCGCAGGCTGTGGAGCGCGGGGACTGGGCCGGCGCCCTGCGCCTCTTCTCGGGAGTCCCGGCGCCGCCCGCCAGGCTGTGCTTCAACGCGGGCTGCGTGCACCTGCTGGCCGGGGACGCCGAGGCCGCGCTGCGG GCATTTGACCAAGCAGTGACCAAAGACACCTGCATGGCCGTTGGCTTCTTCCAGCGAGGAGTGGCCAACTTCCAGCTGGCGAG GTTCCAGGAAGCTCTGTCTGACTTCCAGCTGGCCCTGGTGCAGCTGAGGGGCCATGCTGCCATCGACTACACACAGCTGGGCCTGCGGTTCAAGCTGCAGGCCTGGGAG GTGCTATACAATGTGGCATCAGCACAGTGCCAACTGGGGCTCTGGACAGAGGCGGCCAGCAGCCTAAGGGAGGCCATATCCAACTGGCCGGAGGGGTCCCTGAATGGCCTGGagtcagctctggaccaagtgcaG GTGGTGTCCTCTGCCATCCCTGATGACCAGCGCTGGGCCGTCCGCCTGCAGCAGCCGCAG GGAGCGGGAGTGAACCGTGATGCCAG GGACTCCGAAAGAGCTGGCACCCAGCAGGGCGCCCTCCACGCAGAGACAGAGGTCAGTGCTGAGTGCTGCACGTTGGCTGCCTACCGAGAGCAG AGGCCCCAGATGGAGCAAGATGGCAAACCAGCTCCTCTGTCTCCAG GGCCGCCAGCAACGGGGGCACCTGGCCCCAGCCCCTCTGAGGACCCAGCAGCTGCTGGG AGAGCAGGTGCGGGGTACGCTGAGCCGCTGGTGACTGTCACCGTGCAGTGCGCCTTCACCGTGGCCCTGAGGACACGAAGAGGTGCCGACCTGTCCAGCCTTCGGGCACTGCTGGGCCAGGCTCTCCctcaccaggcccagctgggaCAACTCAG TTACCAAGCCCCAGGTGAGGATGAGCGCTGGGTCCCCATCCCCGGGGAGGAGTCACTGCAGAGGGCCTGGCTGGACACGGCCGCCAGCCCCCGGGGACTGCAACTGCAGTGCAGGGTGAG GGAGCTGGGGGCCGACCGGTCCTCTACCAGGTGGTGGCCCAGCATGGCTACTCAGCTCAGGGGCCAGAGGACCTGGACTTCAGACAGGGGGCCACGGTGGACGTCCTGTGTGAAG TGGACCAGGCGTGGCTGGAGGGCCACTGTGACGGCCGCATTGGCATCTTCCCCAAGTGCTTCGTGGTTCCTGCTCACCCTCGAATGTCGGGAACCCCGGGCCACCTGCCCCAGTCCCAGCAGGGAGATCAGCCTTAGCAATGCTGTGTCCACAATGGTTTTAATAAAAGCAACATCCCACTGCAGTCCAACCCTCCAAGGGGGTGTGGGAGGGCAGCCTGGCCCAGAGACCCTGGGCCTTGACTCTGTCCATCTGCTCAGACAACAGCAAGGAGATCAGGGTCTGGGCGGGGCAGCTCCCTCCTCTTCGCCCCAGCTGCCCCTCCTGAGGCCCCGCAGCCACACAGCCTGGAGGCGCGGCAGTCCTGGTGGCCGGTGTGCAGAAAGGCATCCAGGGCCCTGGAAGCCCAGTGGGGAGGGCCCCAGGGATGCCGGGAGGGGAGGCCACACAGCACCCTGA